A genome region from Prionailurus bengalensis isolate Pbe53 chromosome B4, Fcat_Pben_1.1_paternal_pri, whole genome shotgun sequence includes the following:
- the CLEC4E gene encoding C-type lectin domain family 4 member E, which translates to MREGERERERMNSSQPSTSQGTEKGHFSSQRLLWTVAGVSILLLSVCFITRCVVTYHSFQLCDEKKFQPYEDLMDFSCYKDVSGSVKNCCPLSWIHFQSSCYLFSTNTMSWASSVKNCSNMGAHLVVINTQEEQEFLFYAKPKRREFYIGLTDQVTEGQWQWVDGTPFTESLSFWDEGEPNNIVTVEDCATIRDSSNPRKNWNDVPCFFNMFRICEMPEISALNNKKIF; encoded by the exons atgagagaaggagagagagagagagagagaatgaattcatCCCAACCATCTACATCACAAGGCACAG AGAAAGGACACTTCTCTTCCCAAAGGCTCTTATGGACTGTTGCTGGGGTCTCCATTCTACTGCTCAGTGTCTGTTTTATCACCAGATGTGTTG TGACGTATCATAGCTTTCAACTCTGTGATGAGAAAAAGTTCCAGCCATATGAGGATTTAATGGACTTCTCCTGCTACAAAGATGTATCGG GTTCAGTCAAGAACTGTTGTCCGTTGAGCTGGATCCATTTTCAATCTAGCTGCTACTTATTTTCTACTAACACCATGTCCTGGGCATCAAGCGTAAAAAACTGCTCAAACATGGGAGCACATCTGGTTGTTATCAACACACAGGAGGAGCAG GAATTTCTTTTCTATGCGAAACCGAAAAGGAGAGAGTTTTATATTGGACTGACAGACCAGGTGACTGAGGGTCAGTGGCAATGGGTAGATGGCACACCTTTCACCGAATCTCTGAG cttctgggacGAAGGGGAGCCCAACAATATAGTTACAGTGGAGGACTGTGCTACCATACGAGACTCTTCAAATCCGAGGAAAAATTGGAATGACGTGCCCTGTTTCTTCAATATGTTTCGGATTTGTGAAATGCCTGAAATAAGTGCTttgaataacaaaaaaatcttcTAA
- the CLEC4D gene encoding C-type lectin domain family 4 member D: MSQEPQNKQEDQPSHLIPWAIAIFFISLLSACFIANCLVTHYSFLHCRRRMGMFKLPEYYKKITCTKEESKLKGSTWNCCPTGWRSFQDSCYLPLNDNKTWAKSERNCTDMGAHLVTITSEAEQNFIVQFLDRRFSYFLGLTDEDHEGQWSWVDKTPFDPHIVFWHEGEPNNYKQSENCVILVNVQDKWAWNDFPCNFERRRICKLPGTTFN; this comes from the exons ATGAGCCAAGAACCTCAAAATAAAC AAGAAGACCAGCCTTCCCACCTGATCCCTTGGGCCATTGCTATTTTTTTCATCTCACTCCTCAGTGCTTGTTTTATTGCAAATTGTTTGG TGACTCATTACAGCTTTCTACACTGCAGGAGACGCATGGGAATGTTCAAGTTACCAGAGTATTACAAGAAGATAACATGCACCAAAGAGGAATCAAAACTGAAAG GAAGCACCTGGAATTGCTGTCCTACTGGTTGGAGATCCTTCCAGGACAGTTGCTACTTACCTCTGAATGACAACAAGACATGGGCAAAGAGCGAGAGGAACTGCACGGACATGGGGGCTCATCTGGTCACCATCACCTCAGAAGCTGAGCAG AACTTTATTGTTCAATTTTTGGATAGACGGTTTTCATATTTCCTGGGACTTACAGATGAGGACCATGAAGGCCAGTGGTCCTGGGTGGACAAGACACCATTTGACCCACATATTGT attctGGCATGAGGGTGAACCCAACAACTATAAACAGAGTGAAAATTGTGTTATCCTTGTTAATGTCCAAGACAAATGGGCCTGGAATGACTTTCCTTGTAACTTTGAGAGAAGAAGAATTTGCAAGTTACCTGGAACAACGTTCAACTAG